The Raphanus sativus cultivar WK10039 chromosome 2, ASM80110v3, whole genome shotgun sequence genome includes a region encoding these proteins:
- the LOC108841674 gene encoding protein NLP7 gives MCEPDDNTTARNGVTPPPTRSRELLMDVDDLDLDGSWPLDQIPYLSSSNRMISPIFVSSSSEQPCSPLWAFSDAVGGTVNHGGDDEKICSASGVPSFRLSDYPLFLPYSSSPSVTVAENTTEKHNGFQFPSPLMSLVPPENTDNYCVIKERMTQALRYFKESTEQHVLAQVWAPVRKNGRDLLTTLGQPFVLNPNGNGLNQYRMISLTYMFSVDSESDFELGLPGRVFRQKLPEWTPNVQYYSSKEFSRLDHALHYNVRGTLALPVFNPSGESCIGVVELIMTSEKIHYAPEVDRVCKALEAVNLKSSEILDHQTTQICNESRQNALAEILEVLTVVCETHNLPLAQTWVPCQHGSVLANGGGLKKNCTSFDGSCMGQVCMSTTDMACYVVDAHVWGFRDACLEHHLQKGQGVAGRAFLNGGSCFCRDITKFCKTQYPLVHYALMFKLTTCFAISLQSSYTGDDSYILEFFLPSSITDNQEQDSLLGSLLVTMKEHFQSLRVASGVDFGEDDDKLSFEIIEALPDKKIHSQIESIRVPFSGFKSNATETLLIPQPAVPSSDHVNGKTNVAPVNGVVKEKKKTEKKRGKTEKTISLDVLQQYFTGSLKDAAKSLGVCPTTMKRICRQHGISRWPSRKIKKVNRSITKLKRVIESVQCTDGGLDLTSMAVSSIPWTHGQTAAQQLNSPSGSKPPELPTTNNSPNHWSNEHSPPEPNGSPELPSNGHKRSRTADESAGTPTSHGSCDGNGNQLDETKVPSQDPLFTVGGGPPGLFFPPYSRDHDVSAASFAMPNRLLGTIDHFRGMPIEDAGSSKDLRNLCSTAAFEDKFPDSNWMNNDNNSNNNMYVPPKEEEVANITREPPSESEMRTVTIKASYKEDIIRFRIPSGSGITELKDEVAKRLRIDAGTFDIKYLDDDNEWVLIACDADLQECLEIPRSSRTNIVRLLVHDVTANLGSSCESTGEL, from the exons atgtgcGAGCCCGATGATAATACTACCGCCAGAAACGGCGTCACACCTCCACCTACGAGGTCAAGAGAGCTTCTGATGGATGTAGACGACTTGGATCTCGACGGCTCGTGGCCTCTGGATCAGATCCCTTACTTGTCCTCGTCGAATCGCATGATATCTCCGATTTTCGTCTCCTCTTCCTCCGAGCAGCCTTGCTCTCCTCTCTGGGCGTTCTCCGACGCCGTCGGAGGAACCGTTAACCACGGAGGAGACGATGAGAAGATCTGCTCCGCCTCCGGTGTTCCTTCGTTTCGTCTCTCGGATTATCCTCTCTTCCTCCCTT ACTCTTCTTCACCATCAGTGACAGTGGCTGAGAACACCACAGAGAAGCATAACGGTTTCCAGTTTCCTTCTCCGTTGATGAGCCTAGTCCCGCCGGAGAACACAGACAACTACTGCGTGATCAAAGAGAGGATGACTCAGGCGCTTCGCTACTTCAAAGAATCAACCGAGCAACACGTCTTGGCTCAGGTGTGGGCTCCTGTGAGAAAGAATGGTCGTGATTTGCTGACGACTTTGGGTCAACCTTTTGTTCTTAATCCTAACGGTAACGGGCTTAATCAATACAGGATGATCTCTCTCACCTATATGTTTTCTGTGGATAGTGAGAGTGACTTTGAGCTCGGTCTCCCCGGTCGGGTTTTCCGTCAGAAACTGCCCGAGTGGACTCCCAATGTCCAGTACTATTCCAGCAAAGAATTCTCCCGGCTTGACCACGCCTTGCACTACAACGTGCGTGGCACGCTGGCCTTGCCTGTCTTTAATCCCTCTGGTGAGTCATGCATAGGGGTTGTGGAACTTATCATGACCTCGGAGAAGATTCACTATGCACCCGAAGTGGACAGAGTTTGCAAAGCCCTCGAG GCTGTAAATCTGAAAAGCTCAGAGATACTTGATCACCAGACCACTCAG ATATGCAATGAGAGTCGCCAAAACGCACTTGCCGAGATTCTGGAAGTGCTGACAGTTGTATGCGAGACCCATAACTTGCCTCTGGCTCAGACTTGGGTTCCATGCCAGCATGGGAGCGTTCTTGCCAATGGTGGCGGTCTAAAGAAAAACTGCACCAGTTTTGACGGTAGCTGCATGGGCCAAGTTTGCATGTCCACAACCGACATGGCGTGCTATGTCGTGGATGCTCATGTCTGGGGTTTTAGAGATGCATGTCTTGAACACCATCTCCAGAAAGGACAGGGAGTTGCTGGACGAGCTTTTCTCAATGGTGGCTCGTGTTTCTGCAGAGACATCACCAAGTTCTGCAAAACGCAGTACCCGCTGGTCCATTACGCGCTCATGTTTAAGTTAACCACTTGTTTCGCAATCTCTCTCCAGAGCTCTTACACAGGCGACGACAGTTACATTCTTGAATTCTTTCTTCCCTCTAGTATAACAGACAACCAAGAGCAAGATTCGCTGCTGGGTTCTCTTTTGGTGACAATGAAAGAACATTTCCAGAGTCTGAGGGTTGCATCTGGGGTTGACTTTGGTGAAGATGACGACAAATTGTCCTTCGAGATCATCGAAGCATTGCCGGACAAGAAGATTCATTCACAAATAGAATCCATTCGAGTTCCCTTTTCTGGTTTCAAGTCAAACGCGACTGAGACGCTGTTAATTCCTCAACCTGCGGTTCCGTCGTCTGATCACGTGAACGGCAAAACCAACGTGGCCCCTGTAAACGGTGTGgttaaggagaagaagaaaacagagaaaaagcGTGGGAAGACTGAGAAAACTATCAGTCTGGATGTACTTCAGCAGTATTTCACCGGAAGTCTCAAAGACGCTGCAAAGAGCCTAGGAG TTTGCCCGACGACAATGAAGCGAATTTGCAGACAACACGGAATCTCGCGGTGGCCATCGAGAAAGATCAAGAAAGTGAATCGCTCAATCACAAAGCTGAAACGCGTCATCGAATCTGTTCAATGTACTGATGGAGGCCTCGACTTGACTTCCATGGCCGTTAGCTCCATTCCTTGGACACACGGTCAAACAGCAGCGCAGCAACTAAACTCACCCAGCGGTTCCAAACCACCCGAGCTACCAACCACCAACAATTCACCTAACCACTGGTCAAATGAACACAGTCCTCCCGAGCCAAACGGTTCGCCTGAGTTACCAAGCAATGGTCATAAGCGGTCACGGACGGCGGATGAGAGCGCTGGGACCCCGACATCTCACGGTTCATGTGACGGTAACGGTAACCAATTAGATGAAACAAAAGTCCCAAGCCAAGATCCGCTGTTCACAGTGGGTGGAGGACCACCGGGGCTATTCTTTCCACCTTATTCTAGAGATCATGACGTATCCGCAGCATCTTTCGCAATGCCAAACAGGCTTCTTGGTACTATAGACCATTTCCGAGGAATGCCCATTGAAGACGCTGGAAGTTCAAAAGATCTGAGGAATCTCTGCTCTACTGCAGCATTTGAAGATAAGTTTCCAGACTCGAACTGGATGAACAATGATAataacagcaacaacaacatgTACGTTCCTCCAAAGGAAGAGGAAGTGGCAAATATTACACGGGAACCACCATCAGAGTCAGAAATGAGGACGGTAACCATAAAAGCAAGTTACAAAGAAGACATAATACGGTTCAGAATACCCTCAGGTTCTGGTATAACGGAACTGAAGGATGAAGTGGCGAAGAGGCTGAGAATTGACGCAGGTACGTTTGATATCAAGTATCTTGACGATGATAATGAATGGGTTTTGATAGCTTGTGATGCTGATCTTCAAGAATGTCTCGAGATCCCTAGATCCTCCCGTACTAATATAGTACGGCTCCTGGTTCATGATGTAACAGCGAACCTCGGGAGCTCCTGCGAGAGCACAGGAGAattgtaa
- the LOC108841681 gene encoding probable E3 ubiquitin-protein ligase RHA4A produces MVDPQTPIPPHLYPQAIQLKLYQAFIFSIPILFSIILFLLFYLFYLKRRASALSSSPPMILPVSSTHQPSSHLTSVCLLDVKVELKDKLHVIFFNEELETRDSLCCVCLGEFELKEELVEMPSCKHIFHLDCIHLWLYSHTTCPLCRSSVFITSTKTSADDNDHPDSSQTSPV; encoded by the exons atggTTGATCCTCAAACACCAATCCCACCTCACCTATATCCACAAGCAATTCAACTCAAACTCTATCAAGCCTTCATATTCTCCATTCCCATcttattctccatcattctcTTCCTTCTGTTCTACCTTTTTTACCTTAAGAGAAGAGCCTCTgctctctcctcttctcctccaATGATTCTTCCTGTTTCCTCGACCCACCAGCCTTCTTCTCATCTAACCTCG GTTTGTTTGTTAGATGTGAAAGTAGAGCTCAAAGACAAGcttcatgtcatatttttcaaCGAAGAGCTAGAAACAAGAGATTCTCT ATGTTGCGTATGTTTGGGAGAATTCGAGTTAAAGGAAGAGTTGGTGGAAATGCCTTCATGCAAACACATATTTCATCTTGATTGTATTCACCTTTGGCTCTATTCTCACACCACTTGCCCTCTCTGTCGCTCCTCTGTCTTCATCACTTCGACCAAAACCTCTGCGGACGACAACGACCATCCAGACTCTTCTCAAACTTCACCGGTTTGA
- the LOC108841675 gene encoding cellulose synthase-like protein G2, with amino-acid sequence MQSNQFVVKQKMYEDVKERVEHVVSTGKVDRYQFREVFDLWDHKFTSQDHPSIIKVLQNNATEIKPNLIYVSREKSRPTPHHFKAGGLNTLLRVSSVMTNSPIILTLDCDMYSNNPTTPLHALCYFSDPKINSGLGFVQFPQRFQGINKNDIYASELIHPFDINMVGYDGLMGPIHVGTGCFFNRRAFYGPPANLILPELDELRPNRIADKPIKSQSILALAHDVSGCNYEHNTNWGSKIGFRYGSLVEDYYTGFMLHCEGWRSMFCRPQKAAFYGSAPKRLTDVVWQQMRWSIGLLEMGFSRYSPFTYGFKSLGLFTGLGYCYYVVWPFCSIPLTVYGILPQLALIYGVRVFPKPSDQWFWLYIFLYLGAYAQDLADFLLEGGTCQKWWNDQRMWLIRGLSSFFFGMIEFTLKTLNLSTPGFNVTSKADGDDEQKKRYEQGIFDFGPSSSIFLPLTVVAVLNFFAFAWGLYCLFALGEGVSLELMLASFAVVNSLPIYEAMVLRKDDGKLQKGICFLAGMSTLVLIVAGYFFLK; translated from the exons atgcaAAGTAATCAATTTGTGGTGAAACAGAAAATGTATGAAGATGTGAAGGAGAGAGTAGAACATGTGGTGAGTACTGGCAAAGTTGATCGATATCAGTTTCGTGAGGTCTTCGATTTGTGGGACCATAAATTCACTTCTCAGGACCATCCAAGTATTATTAAG GTGCTACAAAATAACGCGACAGAGATAAAGCCAAACCTAATATATGTATCAAGAGAGAAGAGTAGACCAACACCACATCATTTCAAAGCCGGTGGTCTTAATACATTG TTACGTGTATCGTCGGTGATGACAAATTCACCAATCATTCTAACACTAGATTGTGACATGTACTCAAACAATCCCACAACGCCTCTTCATGCTTTGTGCTATTTTTCAGATCCTAAGATTAATTCCGGTTTAGGATTTGTGCAATTTCCTCAGAGATTTCAAGGAATAAACAAAAACGATATTTATGCATCAGAGCTCATACATCCGTTTGACATCAATATGGTTGGGTATGATGGGCTTATGGGTCCAATTCACGTGGGCACTGGATGCTTTTTCAATCGACGAGCTTTCTATGGGCCTCCGGCTAATTTGATTTTGCCTGAGTTAGATGAACTTAGGCCTAATAGGATTGCGGATAAACCCATTAAGTCACAAAGTATTTTGGCATTGGCACACGATGTGTCTGGATGCAACTACGAGCACAACACCAATTGGGGATCCAAG ATTGGATTCAGATATGGCTCGTTAGTAGAAGACTACTACACAGGGTTCATGCTCCATTGTGAAGGATGGAGATCAATGTTTTGCAGACCCCAAAAAGCTGCTTTTTATGGAAGTGCCCCAAAACGCCTAACAGATGTAGTGTGGCAACAAATGCGATGGTCAATTGGTCTTCTTGAAATGGGCTTTTCAAGGTATAGCCCATTCACCTACGGTTTCAAGTCATTGGGCCTGTTTACAGGCTTAGGCTATTGCTACTATGTGGTTTGGCCCTTTTGCTCAATTCCTCTTACGGTTTACGGGATTTTACCTCAGCTTGCCCTAATATATGGGGTTAGAGTGTTCCCCAAGCCATCAGACCAATGGTTTTGGCTTTACATCTTCTTGTACCTTGGTGCATATGCGCAAGATCTAGCAGATTTTTTGTTGGAAGGAGGAACTTGTCAGAAATGGTGGAACGATCAAAGAATGTGGTTGATAAGAGGACTCTCTTCATTCTTCTTTGGTATGATAGAGTTCactctcaaaaccctaaacctctCCACACCTGGATTCAATGTCACCAGTAAAGCCGACGGTGATGATGAACAGAAGAAGCGGTACGAGCAAGGGATCTTCGATTTTGGGCCCTCTTCGTCCATTTTCTTGCCCTTGACCGTAGTGGCCGTCCTGAATTTCTTTGCTTTCGCTTGGGGGCTTTATTGCCTTTTCGCATTGGGAGAAGGAGTCAGCCTTGAGCTGATGCTTGCAAGCTTTGCGGTGGTGAATAGCTTGCCTATCTATGAAGCCATGGTGTTGAGGAAAGACGAtggaaaattacaaaaaggtaTTTGTTTCTTAGCTGGGATGTCAACACTTGTTCTCATTGTGGCAGGTTACTTTTTCCTCAAGTAA